A stretch of the Streptomyces ortus genome encodes the following:
- a CDS encoding alpha-N-arabinofuranosidase, with protein MPHTARFAVDPEFTVGDVDPRLYGTFVEHMGRCVYTGIHEPGHPSADAAGFRTDVADLVRELGTGLVRYPGGNFVSGYHWEDGVGPAADRPRRLDLAWRSIETNQVGTNEFLTWAKEQGLDPMMAVNLGTRGIDAARALVEYCNQPGGTAWSDLRIKHGYAAPHDVKLWCLGNEMDGPWQTGHKTATEYGRLAAETGKAMRQVDPTIELVACGSSNAAMPTFGTWEREVLEQTYDDVDYLSLHAYYEEFDGDRASFLASGAHMDQYIRDVVATADHVRAARGAKKHIRLSFDEWNVWYAARFVGERNLETAETPRLIEDTYSVTDAVVVGSLLITLLKNADRVAIACLAQLVNVIAPIRSEPGGPSWRQTIFHPFAQAARFATGKVLRTEVTGTRIDTERHGDVPALDTVVTYDEESGAVTVLAVNRGQEESLDLRAELRGALSGHRVLEHLVLADQDPDAVNTQAEPDRVTPRAGGGAQVTADGALEAALAPVSWNVIRLVPGA; from the coding sequence ATGCCGCACACCGCTCGGTTCGCCGTCGACCCCGAGTTCACCGTCGGGGACGTGGACCCGCGCCTGTACGGAACGTTCGTCGAGCACATGGGCCGCTGCGTCTACACCGGCATCCACGAGCCCGGGCACCCCTCGGCCGACGCCGCCGGCTTCCGCACGGACGTCGCCGACCTGGTACGGGAGCTCGGTACGGGCCTGGTCCGCTACCCCGGGGGCAACTTCGTCTCCGGCTACCACTGGGAGGACGGCGTCGGCCCGGCCGCCGACCGGCCCCGTCGGCTCGACCTGGCCTGGCGCTCCATCGAGACCAACCAGGTGGGCACCAACGAGTTCCTCACCTGGGCCAAGGAGCAGGGCCTCGACCCGATGATGGCCGTCAACCTCGGCACGCGCGGCATCGACGCCGCCCGCGCCCTGGTGGAGTACTGCAACCAGCCCGGCGGCACCGCCTGGTCCGATCTGCGGATCAAGCACGGCTACGCGGCGCCGCACGACGTCAAGCTGTGGTGCCTGGGCAACGAGATGGACGGCCCCTGGCAGACCGGGCACAAGACGGCCACCGAGTACGGACGGCTCGCGGCCGAGACCGGCAAGGCGATGCGCCAGGTCGACCCGACCATCGAACTGGTCGCCTGCGGCAGCTCGAACGCCGCCATGCCGACCTTCGGCACCTGGGAGCGCGAGGTCCTGGAGCAGACGTACGACGACGTGGACTACCTCTCCCTGCACGCCTACTACGAGGAGTTCGACGGCGACCGCGCCAGCTTCCTGGCCTCCGGGGCGCACATGGACCAGTACATCCGCGACGTGGTCGCCACCGCGGACCACGTGCGGGCCGCGCGCGGGGCGAAGAAGCACATCAGGCTCTCGTTCGACGAGTGGAACGTCTGGTACGCCGCCCGTTTCGTCGGCGAGCGCAACCTGGAGACCGCCGAGACACCCCGGCTGATCGAGGACACCTACAGCGTGACCGACGCCGTCGTCGTCGGCTCGCTGCTCATCACGCTGCTGAAGAACGCGGACCGGGTGGCCATCGCGTGCCTGGCCCAGCTGGTCAACGTCATCGCCCCGATCCGCAGCGAACCGGGCGGCCCGAGCTGGCGGCAGACCATCTTCCACCCGTTCGCCCAGGCGGCCAGGTTCGCCACCGGCAAGGTGCTGCGCACCGAGGTCACCGGGACCCGGATCGACACCGAGCGGCACGGTGACGTGCCGGCGCTCGACACCGTGGTCACGTACGACGAGGAGAGCGGCGCGGTGACCGTCCTCGCCGTCAACCGCGGCCAGGAGGAGTCACTGGACCTGCGGGCCGAGCTGCGCGGCGCGCTGTCCGGCCACCGCGTGCTGGAGCATCTCGTCCTGGCCGACCAGGACCCGGACGCCGTCAACACCCAGGCCGAGCCGGACCGGGTGACCCCGCGCGCCGGGGGCGGGGCCCAGGTCACCGCCGACGGCGCGCTGGAGGCGGCGCTCGCCCCGGTGTCCTGGAACGTCATCCGCCTGGTCCCCGGCGCCTGA
- a CDS encoding carbohydrate ABC transporter permease: MTATATPPVTEQQTPVAGPRRKYDAERLFNRVALGVLVAFSLLWLVPLAWALATSIRPAQEVITDPTSWFTAHPTLAAYGDIFDAGKLPYWYANSFITSILTTVLTVVAGSLAAFALSQTRFRARRVAFVMLLAGIMIPGQVLMIPQFLALQEAGLLNTYWGVVLPQVPNVVAVFVFKQFFDGIPRELIDAARADGASWLRTYRQIVMPISRPVISAVTIFVFVGVWNNFLWPLLVVTDPEMMTLPVGLTSVQDVFGVPYAQLMASAVLGAIPLLAVFALFQRRIVEGIAGTGLK; encoded by the coding sequence ATGACCGCCACCGCCACACCGCCCGTGACCGAGCAGCAGACACCCGTGGCCGGGCCGCGCCGGAAGTACGACGCCGAGCGCCTGTTCAACCGGGTGGCCCTCGGCGTCCTCGTCGCCTTCTCGCTGCTGTGGCTGGTGCCGCTCGCCTGGGCGCTCGCCACCTCGATCCGGCCCGCGCAGGAGGTCATCACCGACCCCACCAGCTGGTTCACCGCCCACCCCACCCTGGCCGCGTACGGGGACATCTTCGACGCGGGGAAGCTGCCCTACTGGTACGCGAACAGCTTCATCACCTCGATCCTGACGACCGTGCTCACGGTGGTGGCCGGCTCGCTCGCCGCCTTCGCGCTCTCACAGACCCGTTTCCGGGCGCGCCGCGTGGCGTTCGTGATGCTGCTCGCCGGCATCATGATCCCGGGTCAGGTGCTGATGATCCCGCAGTTCCTGGCGCTCCAGGAGGCGGGTCTGCTCAACACCTACTGGGGAGTCGTGCTGCCCCAAGTACCCAATGTCGTGGCCGTGTTCGTCTTCAAGCAGTTCTTCGACGGCATCCCGAGGGAACTCATCGACGCGGCCCGCGCGGACGGCGCGTCCTGGCTGCGCACATACCGGCAGATCGTCATGCCGATCTCGCGTCCGGTGATCTCGGCGGTCACGATCTTCGTGTTCGTCGGGGTCTGGAACAACTTCCTGTGGCCCCTGCTGGTCGTCACGGACCCGGAGATGATGACGCTCCCCGTCGGACTGACCTCCGTCCAGGACGTCTTCGGCGTCCCCTACGCCCAGTTGATGGCCTCGGCCGTGCTCGGCGCCATCCCGCTGCTCGCCGTGTTCGCGCTGTTCCAGCGACGCATCGTCGAGGGCATCGCCGGAACGGGCCTCAAGTAG
- a CDS encoding carbohydrate ABC transporter permease, which translates to MATTTAPTKAPGRGDRWAGPGMLLPFSLFYLLFLVGPLIYTVVAGFFDTSLLKSGLGDFAGLSNYSAVLGDSEFWRTLKNTLWFTVLTTVPLVLLSLTLAILADRFVRGRWFFRFAFFAPFVLPSAVVALMFTFIYADQVGLAQQAATWVGVDTPPSWLGDPDWAMISIAAATVWWTLGFNFVLYLAGLQDIPRSVHEAAAIDGAGPWQRIRHVVVPMLGRTTTLVTVLQVVASLKVFDQIYMLTNGGPDGSTRSSLQLIYDTGFVEGRVGYASTVSLLLFVVILLVSLVWFALVRRAEKER; encoded by the coding sequence ATGGCCACGACCACCGCACCGACCAAGGCCCCGGGCAGAGGTGACCGCTGGGCAGGTCCGGGGATGCTGTTGCCCTTCTCCCTGTTCTATCTGCTCTTCCTGGTGGGGCCGCTGATCTACACCGTCGTGGCCGGCTTCTTCGACACCAGCCTGCTCAAGTCGGGCCTCGGCGACTTCGCCGGTCTCTCCAACTACTCGGCCGTGCTGGGCGACAGCGAGTTCTGGCGCACGCTCAAGAACACGCTGTGGTTCACCGTGCTGACCACCGTCCCCCTGGTGCTGCTCAGTCTGACGCTGGCGATCCTCGCCGACCGCTTCGTCCGGGGACGCTGGTTCTTCCGCTTCGCCTTCTTCGCGCCGTTCGTGCTGCCCTCGGCGGTCGTCGCGCTCATGTTCACGTTCATCTACGCCGACCAGGTGGGCCTCGCCCAGCAGGCCGCGACCTGGGTCGGCGTGGACACCCCGCCGTCCTGGCTCGGCGACCCGGACTGGGCGATGATCTCCATCGCCGCCGCCACCGTGTGGTGGACGCTCGGCTTCAACTTCGTCCTGTACCTCGCCGGTCTGCAGGACATCCCGCGCTCCGTGCACGAGGCCGCGGCCATCGACGGAGCCGGCCCCTGGCAGCGCATCCGCCATGTGGTCGTGCCGATGCTCGGCCGCACCACGACCCTCGTCACCGTCCTCCAGGTGGTCGCCTCCCTGAAGGTCTTCGACCAGATCTACATGCTGACCAACGGCGGCCCCGACGGAAGCACCCGGTCCTCTCTCCAGCTCATCTACGACACCGGCTTCGTCGAGGGCCGCGTCGGCTACGCGTCGACCGTCTCGCTGCTGCTCTTCGTGGTGATCCTGCTGGTCTCGCTCGTCTGGTTCGCCCTCGTCCGCCGCGCCGAGAAGGAGCGCTGA
- a CDS encoding extracellular solute-binding protein, with product MRDRTPHTSPPAPSRRRLLRGTLSLGAVAASAAALGGCDSTLAQGFTGGSPTPDRLNFWNPFTGGDGERLLAMQAAYRAGHRKTDLKSATFVWGNPYYTKLTLATLGDRPPQVAISHLSKVPTLAEAGLLAEIQPSDLARHGLTEDKFDPRPWKKSQLDGKLYAIPLDTHPFVLYFRTDIAEKAGLLDGKGRLTDVDGPDAFIDALRAAKEVTGQWGGSIASVKDASTQFRLFWSFYRQISGGDLVADQGRKVVIDTEAAAEALAYIRRLTQERVVPTTTDGPGAITMLTTGKAGFLMDGVWQVLTVQGSKVKFDMRPLPRIFDDAPYACAADSHSLVLPKAPSESAQRLDLSLGFVASLLGSSKLWAEGGHIPAWLPTQRTASYRALEPQSHYAAAADGAAYDPAAWYGGAGSSLQIVIGDAVTSVFTGAGSPTAGAARMKRELRELASRTSPV from the coding sequence ATGCGGGACCGCACGCCGCACACCTCCCCGCCCGCTCCGTCCCGGCGCCGGCTGCTGCGCGGCACCCTGTCGCTCGGTGCCGTCGCGGCCTCGGCCGCGGCGCTCGGCGGCTGTGACAGCACCCTCGCGCAGGGGTTCACCGGCGGGTCGCCCACCCCGGACCGGCTGAACTTCTGGAATCCCTTCACCGGCGGTGACGGTGAGCGGCTGCTCGCGATGCAGGCCGCCTACCGGGCCGGGCACAGGAAGACGGACCTCAAGTCGGCGACCTTCGTATGGGGCAACCCGTACTACACGAAGCTCACCCTGGCCACGCTCGGCGACCGGCCGCCGCAGGTCGCCATCAGCCACCTGTCGAAGGTGCCGACCCTCGCCGAGGCGGGCCTGCTCGCCGAGATCCAACCCTCCGATCTGGCCCGGCACGGGCTGACCGAGGACAAGTTCGACCCGCGGCCGTGGAAGAAGTCGCAGCTGGACGGCAAGCTCTACGCCATCCCGCTCGACACCCACCCCTTCGTGCTCTACTTCCGTACCGACATCGCCGAGAAGGCCGGACTGCTCGACGGCAAGGGGCGGTTGACGGACGTGGACGGGCCCGACGCGTTCATCGACGCCCTGCGCGCCGCGAAGGAGGTGACCGGGCAGTGGGGCGGTTCGATCGCCTCGGTGAAGGACGCCTCGACGCAGTTCCGGCTCTTCTGGTCGTTCTACCGGCAGATCAGCGGCGGTGACCTCGTCGCCGACCAGGGCAGGAAGGTCGTCATCGACACGGAGGCGGCGGCCGAGGCCCTGGCGTACATCCGGCGCCTCACCCAGGAGAGGGTCGTGCCGACGACCACCGACGGCCCGGGCGCCATCACGATGCTCACCACCGGCAAGGCGGGCTTCCTGATGGACGGCGTATGGCAGGTCCTTACGGTCCAGGGCTCCAAGGTGAAGTTCGACATGCGGCCCCTGCCGCGGATCTTCGACGACGCGCCCTACGCCTGCGCCGCCGACTCGCACTCCCTCGTCCTGCCCAAGGCACCCTCCGAATCGGCCCAGCGCCTCGACCTGTCGCTGGGTTTCGTCGCCTCCCTGCTGGGTTCCAGCAAGCTGTGGGCGGAGGGCGGACACATCCCCGCCTGGCTGCCGACCCAGCGGACGGCGTCCTACCGGGCCCTCGAACCGCAGTCGCACTACGCCGCTGCCGCCGACGGGGCCGCCTACGACCCGGCCGCCTGGTACGGGGGCGCGGGCAGCAGCCTGCAGATCGTCATCGGTGACGCCGTGACCTCCGTGTTCACAGGCGCCGGCAGCCCGACGGCCGGCGCCGCCCGGATGAAGCGCGAACTGCGCGAGCTGGCGAGCCGGACCTCGCCCGTGTAG
- a CDS encoding LacI family DNA-binding transcriptional regulator, with amino-acid sequence MAGARLKDVAERAGVSIKTVSNVVRGEVRVAEQTRERVLRAIAELDYQPNASARHLRTGRSGIIALAVPELVAPYFAELAAEVIAAAKKRGCTVLIEDTGGDPAEELRIACGLSDPLIDGVLLSPLCLDETMLANRERRVPLVLLGEQSYKIPADHVLIDNSAAAREATEHLLGLGRRRIGVIGRPSDRAHATTVQRMHGFLTALHAAGVPHDPRLVPDTGEFTRADGAAAMRVLLALDEPPDAVFCFSDLLASGAVRTAHEHGLRVPRDLAVVGFDDIQETRYSVPSLTTVSPDKREIAELAVDAVLHRITTDAEAPHTRLIAGYELVVRESTRTAESE; translated from the coding sequence ATGGCAGGTGCACGCCTCAAGGACGTCGCCGAGCGTGCGGGCGTATCGATCAAGACCGTCTCGAACGTCGTCCGGGGCGAGGTCCGGGTCGCGGAACAGACCCGCGAACGGGTGCTGCGCGCGATAGCCGAACTCGACTACCAGCCCAACGCCTCCGCACGACATCTGCGCACGGGCCGCAGCGGCATCATCGCGCTGGCCGTGCCCGAACTGGTCGCCCCGTACTTCGCGGAACTCGCCGCCGAGGTCATCGCCGCCGCCAAGAAGCGCGGCTGCACGGTCCTCATCGAGGACACCGGGGGAGACCCCGCCGAGGAACTGCGCATCGCCTGCGGACTCAGCGACCCGCTCATCGACGGGGTACTGCTCAGCCCGCTCTGCCTCGACGAGACGATGCTCGCCAACCGTGAGCGCCGGGTGCCCCTCGTCCTGCTGGGCGAGCAGTCGTACAAGATCCCGGCCGATCACGTACTGATCGACAACTCCGCGGCGGCGCGCGAGGCGACCGAGCACCTGCTCGGGCTCGGCCGGCGGCGCATCGGGGTCATCGGCCGGCCCTCGGACCGGGCCCACGCCACGACCGTGCAGCGCATGCACGGCTTCCTGACCGCGTTGCACGCCGCCGGTGTGCCGCACGACCCCCGACTCGTCCCGGACACCGGCGAGTTCACCCGCGCCGACGGGGCCGCGGCCATGCGGGTCCTGCTCGCCCTGGACGAGCCCCCGGACGCCGTCTTCTGCTTCAGCGACCTGCTCGCCTCCGGCGCGGTGCGCACGGCGCACGAGCACGGCCTGCGCGTGCCGCGGGACCTGGCGGTCGTGGGCTTCGACGACATCCAGGAGACCCGCTACAGCGTCCCGTCACTGACCACCGTGTCACCGGACAAGCGGGAGATCGCCGAACTGGCCGTGGACGCCGTGCTGCACAGGATCACCACGGACGCGGAAGCCCCGCACACGCGACTCATCGCGGGTTACGAACTGGTCGTACGGGAGAGCACGCGGACGGCCGAGTCGGAGTAG
- a CDS encoding class I SAM-dependent methyltransferase yields MTTDWEWDDTLFLGTAAHYRRGRLPYAPGLTDALAGILELDGRGRLIDVGCGPGTIALTLVDLFGEVVGVDPDRGMIAEAAREAAERGVSGKTRWVRARAEELPAGLGTFGVAVFAQSFHWMDQDLVAATVRDMLRPGGALVHISDLKTTTRTAEGLPHPTVPYAALEELVSHHLGPVRRAGRGVLPHGTRGGEAAVFHRAGLTGPQRLVVPGGQALERTSDDVVAGVFSMSFSAPHLFGTDRDDFEEDVRRVLRAASPAGRFSERQPGTEIFVWRTAPTAEGLS; encoded by the coding sequence ATGACCACCGACTGGGAATGGGACGACACCCTGTTCCTCGGAACGGCCGCCCACTACCGGCGCGGCAGGCTCCCGTACGCCCCCGGGCTGACCGACGCGCTCGCCGGGATCCTCGAACTCGACGGGCGAGGACGCCTCATCGACGTGGGCTGCGGGCCCGGCACGATCGCCCTGACCCTGGTCGACCTGTTCGGTGAGGTCGTCGGCGTGGACCCGGACCGCGGAATGATCGCCGAGGCCGCTCGTGAGGCCGCCGAGCGCGGCGTGAGCGGGAAGACGCGGTGGGTGCGGGCCCGGGCCGAGGAACTGCCCGCCGGTCTCGGGACGTTCGGCGTCGCGGTCTTCGCCCAGTCCTTCCACTGGATGGACCAGGACCTGGTGGCGGCCACCGTCAGGGACATGCTCCGGCCGGGCGGAGCGCTGGTGCACATCTCCGACCTGAAGACGACGACCCGGACCGCCGAAGGCCTCCCGCATCCGACCGTGCCGTACGCGGCCCTGGAAGAGCTGGTGAGCCACCACCTCGGGCCGGTGCGCCGGGCCGGCCGCGGCGTGCTGCCGCACGGGACGCGCGGGGGCGAGGCGGCCGTCTTCCACCGGGCCGGACTCACCGGCCCCCAGCGGCTCGTCGTGCCCGGCGGCCAGGCCCTGGAGCGCACGAGTGACGACGTCGTCGCGGGCGTCTTCTCGATGTCGTTCTCCGCCCCGCACCTGTTCGGCACAGACCGGGACGACTTCGAGGAGGACGTACGCCGAGTGCTGCGGGCGGCCTCCCCGGCCGGCCGCTTCTCCGAACGCCAGCCGGGCACCGAGATCTTCGTCTGGCGCACGGCTCCCACGGCCGAAGGACTGTCCTGA
- a CDS encoding glycoside hydrolase family 9 protein — translation MNSARTPRLLVVAAAGLGTLLVAAGLHGSLPFGDGGPPSTEVAVRVDQVGYARGEPKRAYVMGPAAALAGARFKVVVAGSGDVVTAGRLGAVTGRWNGTYPSVRAVDLSALNTPGTYRLVLTGSATGRSPAFRVAGARELMTPLVRDNVRFLQAQRDGAEVFTGDPRNALRHGPSHLADQDATVYETPEYDEEGTELLDEELTPAGERVDVSGGWFDAGDFLKFTGTTSYSVAELLLAERDLPGMPELSAEASHGLAWLDKMWDGDTETLYTQVGIGAGNDAVRTDHDVWRLPEADDRLDVSPGDPDYTIKHRPVFRAAEPGEGVSASLAGRVAAAFALAAQRAAPDDPERAREWLDKAAAVYALADTAPDPDEPPLTAIPGNFYPEDSWQDDMEFGGAELALAAQALGDERESDWADDAARWAGAYLRSDVLGTLGVADVSALAHADLVTVLDGGRTHGIAAEDLFEDLRRQVEDGVDRAGDDPFGAGAVYDDFDAVPHAFGLVATARLYTRATGDTRYAAFASRQRGWALGANPWGTSFMIGAGEVYPHCPEHQLANLRGSLDGTGDILRGAVVNGPNAAAKLEELNSFPTMKKCTAAPPDGAWSDFDGKGARYLDDVGAWQTVEPSLDFTTTALLAFTLTARAGER, via the coding sequence ATGAACTCTGCGCGCACACCCCGGCTGCTGGTCGTCGCAGCCGCGGGACTCGGCACCCTGCTCGTCGCCGCGGGCCTGCACGGCTCGCTGCCCTTCGGCGACGGCGGGCCTCCCTCGACCGAGGTGGCCGTCCGGGTCGACCAGGTCGGCTACGCGCGCGGCGAGCCGAAACGGGCCTACGTCATGGGGCCCGCGGCAGCGCTCGCGGGAGCGCGCTTCAAGGTCGTCGTCGCCGGATCCGGCGACGTGGTCACGGCGGGGAGGCTCGGAGCCGTCACCGGCCGCTGGAACGGCACGTACCCGTCGGTGCGCGCCGTCGACCTCTCCGCGCTGAACACGCCCGGCACCTACCGCCTCGTCCTGACCGGCAGTGCTACCGGCCGCTCGCCCGCCTTCCGGGTCGCCGGAGCGCGCGAACTGATGACCCCGCTCGTACGCGACAACGTGCGTTTCCTCCAGGCACAGCGCGACGGGGCCGAGGTGTTCACCGGCGACCCCCGCAACGCCCTGCGGCACGGCCCCTCGCACCTGGCCGACCAGGACGCGACCGTCTACGAGACGCCGGAGTACGACGAGGAGGGCACCGAACTGCTCGACGAGGAGCTGACCCCGGCCGGGGAGCGGGTCGACGTCTCGGGCGGCTGGTTCGACGCGGGGGACTTCCTCAAGTTCACCGGCACCACCTCCTACTCGGTGGCCGAACTCCTGCTCGCAGAGCGGGACCTGCCCGGGATGCCGGAGCTGTCCGCCGAGGCCTCGCACGGGCTGGCCTGGCTGGACAAGATGTGGGACGGCGACACCGAGACCCTCTACACGCAGGTCGGCATCGGAGCGGGCAACGACGCCGTACGGACGGATCACGACGTGTGGCGGCTGCCTGAGGCCGACGACCGGCTCGACGTGTCGCCCGGCGACCCGGACTACACGATCAAGCACCGGCCGGTCTTCCGCGCGGCCGAGCCGGGCGAGGGGGTCAGCGCCAGTCTGGCGGGGCGGGTGGCCGCGGCCTTCGCCCTCGCCGCGCAGCGCGCGGCCCCCGACGACCCCGAGCGGGCCCGGGAGTGGCTGGACAAGGCAGCCGCCGTCTACGCCTTGGCCGACACCGCCCCCGATCCCGACGAGCCGCCCCTGACCGCGATCCCGGGGAACTTCTATCCCGAGGACTCCTGGCAGGACGACATGGAGTTCGGCGGCGCCGAACTGGCCCTGGCCGCACAGGCACTCGGGGACGAACGGGAAAGTGACTGGGCCGACGACGCGGCCCGCTGGGCCGGGGCGTATCTGCGTTCCGACGTCCTGGGCACCCTGGGTGTCGCGGACGTCAGTGCCCTGGCCCACGCGGACCTGGTCACCGTCCTGGACGGCGGGCGGACGCACGGGATCGCGGCGGAGGACCTCTTCGAGGACCTGCGGCGCCAGGTGGAGGACGGGGTCGACCGCGCCGGGGACGACCCGTTCGGCGCCGGTGCCGTCTACGACGACTTCGACGCCGTCCCGCACGCCTTCGGACTGGTGGCCACGGCCCGGCTCTACACCCGCGCCACCGGGGACACGCGGTACGCGGCCTTCGCGAGCCGTCAGCGCGGCTGGGCCCTCGGCGCCAACCCCTGGGGAACCAGCTTCATGATCGGTGCGGGCGAGGTCTACCCGCACTGCCCGGAACACCAGCTCGCCAACCTCAGGGGCAGCCTCGACGGGACGGGCGACATTCTGCGGGGAGCGGTCGTCAACGGCCCCAACGCCGCCGCGAAGCTGGAGGAGTTGAACAGCTTTCCCACGATGAAGAAGTGCACGGCGGCCCCGCCGGACGGCGCCTGGAGCGACTTCGACGGCAAGGGCGCGCGTTACCTGGACGACGTGGGCGCCTGGCAGACCGTGGAGCCCTCCCTGGACTTCACCACGACGGCCCTGCTGGCCTTCACCCTGACCGCGCGAGCCGGCGAACGGTAG
- a CDS encoding sensor histidine kinase: MIRLRRPAATSSVSPAVARLKRTRRSMTLLFAGTTAACLVVLATVAVRIDAESRRSGLDHEVDGRAVGLSRAVWFDDGALHLEPLREDELARSAEVLAVLEVAPGETPSVWNVVPARSALPREDWLDHVWQDVLEEQETVVLSAPSEKGERLRWAAAPVWDGDRIGAAVLVGTALARSEHDHDLLVRWLALGCTALVCCAAAVGHLLSGRAMRPALVALGRQEQFLAEAAHELRTPLATLRLVAERDGSSEQTVRLVDRLSRLVTGLLARARTEAGTQRVELVPLRLDQLVETTVEELPEHGSVTVTAEPVVVPADPDLLAQAVRNLVENAQRHGGPAGSPVEVTVTPGLVQVRDHGAGVPLADRERVFGRGVTGAGSASDATPGTGAGLAIVRWVAELHHGTVHLTDAPGGGLVAELRLPEHPPRTPPAP; this comes from the coding sequence GTGATCCGCCTCCGCCGCCCGGCGGCCACGTCCTCCGTGTCGCCGGCCGTCGCCCGGCTGAAACGCACCCGCCGGTCGATGACGCTCCTCTTCGCCGGGACGACGGCGGCCTGTCTGGTGGTACTCGCCACCGTCGCCGTCCGCATCGATGCCGAGTCCCGCCGGTCCGGCCTCGACCACGAGGTCGACGGCCGGGCGGTCGGTCTGTCGCGGGCGGTCTGGTTCGACGACGGCGCGTTGCACCTGGAGCCGCTGCGCGAGGACGAACTCGCCCGCAGCGCCGAGGTGCTGGCCGTCCTGGAGGTCGCCCCGGGAGAAACGCCGTCGGTGTGGAACGTCGTTCCCGCCCGGTCGGCCCTGCCTCGCGAGGACTGGCTCGACCATGTCTGGCAGGACGTCCTGGAGGAGCAGGAGACCGTCGTCCTCAGCGCCCCCTCCGAGAAGGGCGAGCGGCTGAGGTGGGCGGCGGCTCCCGTCTGGGACGGCGACCGGATCGGCGCGGCCGTGCTGGTCGGCACGGCACTGGCGCGCAGCGAGCACGATCACGACCTGCTCGTGCGCTGGCTGGCCCTCGGCTGTACGGCCCTGGTGTGCTGCGCGGCGGCCGTCGGCCATCTGCTGTCCGGCCGGGCCATGCGTCCCGCTCTCGTCGCGCTGGGCCGGCAGGAGCAGTTCCTGGCCGAGGCGGCGCACGAACTGCGGACACCGCTGGCGACGTTGCGGCTGGTGGCAGAGCGGGACGGTTCCTCCGAGCAGACGGTGCGGCTGGTGGACCGGTTGAGCCGGCTGGTCACCGGGCTGCTGGCCAGGGCGCGCACGGAGGCCGGTACGCAGCGGGTCGAGCTGGTGCCCCTGCGCCTCGACCAGTTGGTGGAGACCACGGTCGAGGAACTGCCGGAGCACGGGAGCGTCACGGTCACCGCCGAACCGGTGGTGGTGCCCGCGGACCCCGACCTGCTGGCCCAGGCGGTACGGAACCTGGTGGAGAACGCCCAGCGGCACGGGGGTCCGGCGGGTTCGCCGGTGGAGGTCACCGTCACTCCGGGGCTCGTACAGGTCCGTGACCACGGAGCGGGTGTACCCCTCGCGGACCGCGAGCGGGTCTTCGGGCGGGGGGTCACCGGAGCCGGGTCGGCGTCGGACGCCACCCCCGGGACGGGTGCCGGCCTCGCCATCGTCCGCTGGGTCGCGGAGTTGCACCACGGCACCGTCCACCTCACGGACGCGCCCGGCGGCGGCCTGGTCGCCGAACTCCGGCTCCCGGAACACCCACCCCGGACGCCTCCGGCTCCGTAA
- a CDS encoding winged helix-turn-helix domain-containing protein, which produces MRVLVVEDDPELGPVVAARLREAGFAVDLARTLAEADLKLSVNGYDCVVADRSVPDGDSLTLLAAHRRKGSALPFLLLTALDSVSDRVAGFEHGADDYLVKPFAFAELVVRVRALCRREQPARLPVLRAGDLEMDLPRRRVSRAGVLLSLSAKEFAVLEVLLLRAGQVVTRTELIESCWDEASEPMSNVVDVLIGQLRRRLGPPDPIGTVRGAGYRLEGTDPDGTDQGRAAEART; this is translated from the coding sequence ATGCGCGTATTGGTCGTGGAGGACGATCCCGAGTTGGGGCCCGTCGTCGCAGCTCGGCTGCGGGAGGCCGGGTTCGCCGTGGACCTCGCGCGGACGCTGGCCGAGGCCGACCTCAAACTCTCCGTCAACGGCTACGACTGTGTCGTGGCCGACCGCTCGGTCCCGGACGGTGACTCGCTCACGCTGCTCGCCGCACACCGGCGCAAGGGGTCGGCGCTGCCCTTCCTGCTGCTGACGGCGCTGGACTCGGTGAGCGACCGGGTGGCCGGCTTCGAGCACGGGGCGGACGACTACCTGGTCAAGCCCTTCGCCTTCGCCGAACTGGTCGTCCGGGTGCGTGCGCTGTGCCGCAGGGAGCAGCCCGCGCGGTTGCCGGTCCTGCGGGCGGGCGACCTGGAGATGGATCTGCCGAGGCGCCGGGTGTCCCGCGCCGGAGTGCTGCTCAGCCTCTCCGCCAAGGAGTTCGCGGTGCTGGAGGTGCTGCTGCTGCGCGCGGGTCAGGTGGTCACGCGCACCGAGCTGATCGAGAGCTGCTGGGACGAGGCGAGCGAGCCCATGTCCAACGTGGTGGACGTCCTGATCGGCCAGCTGCGACGCCGGCTCGGACCGCCCGACCCGATCGGAACGGTACGCGGCGCCGGCTACCGGCTGGAGGGCACCGACCCGGACGGTACCGACCAGGGGCGGGCCGCGGAGGCGCGGACGTGA